Proteins encoded together in one Telopea speciosissima isolate NSW1024214 ecotype Mountain lineage chromosome 6, Tspe_v1, whole genome shotgun sequence window:
- the LOC122665387 gene encoding uncharacterized protein YwbO-like isoform X1 yields MRFVSLPISLSFSDIPVSRYTRLMAQSSHGNNTGKKLIQIDVSSDTVCPWCFVGKRNLDKAMDSSKDKFDFKVRWHPFFLNPSAPKEGVNKTEYYQKKFGSQTEQIFARMTEVFRGLGLEYDTSGLTGNTLDSHRLISLAGHQGFDKQHALVDELCLGYFTQGTYIGDREFLIGAAKKAGVEGAAEFLEDPNNGVKEVNEELGKYSAHISGVPYFVINGKLKLSGGQQPEVFLRAFEKAAADVF; encoded by the exons ATGCGTTTTGTCTCGcttcctatctctctctccttctccgaCATCCCTGTTTcgag ATACACAAGGCTCATGGCTCAGTCGTCACATGGTAACAACACTGGAAAGAAACTCATCCAAATTGATGTAAGTTCAGACACAGTTTGTCCATGGTGTTTCGTTGGAAAGAGAAATCTAGACAAGGCCATGGATTCATCAAAGGACAAATTCGATTTTAAG GTTAGATGGCACCCATTTTTTCTTAACCCTTCTGCTCCGAAAGAAGGTGTTAACAAGACAGAatactaccaaaaaaaatttgggtcccAGACTGAACAAATCTTTGCTCGGATGACAGAG GTATTCAGAGGACTTGGGCTTGAATATGACACTTCTGGGCTTAC GGGGAATACTCTTGACAGTCATAGACTCATCTCATTGGCTGGCCACCAGGGCTTTGATAAGCAACATGCTCTTGTTGATGAGTTGTGTCTCGGATATTTCACACAGGGCACGTATATTGGTGATCG GGAATTTCTTATAGGGGCAGCTAAGAAGGCCGGAGTGGAGGGAGCAGCAGAGTTTCTTGAAGACCCGAATAATGGAGTCAAGGAG GTTAATGAAGAACTGGGAAAATACTCAGCACACATATCAGGTGTCCCATATTTTGTG ATTAATGGAAAACTGAAGTTGAGTGGTGGCCAACAACCTGAGGTCTTCCTGAGAGCTTTTGAAAAGGCAGCAGCTGATGTTTTCTAG
- the LOC122665387 gene encoding uncharacterized protein YwbO-like isoform X2 yields the protein MAQSSHGNNTGKKLIQIDVSSDTVCPWCFVGKRNLDKAMDSSKDKFDFKVRWHPFFLNPSAPKEGVNKTEYYQKKFGSQTEQIFARMTEVFRGLGLEYDTSGLTGNTLDSHRLISLAGHQGFDKQHALVDELCLGYFTQGTYIGDREFLIGAAKKAGVEGAAEFLEDPNNGVKEVNEELGKYSAHISGVPYFVINGKLKLSGGQQPEVFLRAFEKAAADVF from the exons ATGGCTCAGTCGTCACATGGTAACAACACTGGAAAGAAACTCATCCAAATTGATGTAAGTTCAGACACAGTTTGTCCATGGTGTTTCGTTGGAAAGAGAAATCTAGACAAGGCCATGGATTCATCAAAGGACAAATTCGATTTTAAG GTTAGATGGCACCCATTTTTTCTTAACCCTTCTGCTCCGAAAGAAGGTGTTAACAAGACAGAatactaccaaaaaaaatttgggtcccAGACTGAACAAATCTTTGCTCGGATGACAGAG GTATTCAGAGGACTTGGGCTTGAATATGACACTTCTGGGCTTAC GGGGAATACTCTTGACAGTCATAGACTCATCTCATTGGCTGGCCACCAGGGCTTTGATAAGCAACATGCTCTTGTTGATGAGTTGTGTCTCGGATATTTCACACAGGGCACGTATATTGGTGATCG GGAATTTCTTATAGGGGCAGCTAAGAAGGCCGGAGTGGAGGGAGCAGCAGAGTTTCTTGAAGACCCGAATAATGGAGTCAAGGAG GTTAATGAAGAACTGGGAAAATACTCAGCACACATATCAGGTGTCCCATATTTTGTG ATTAATGGAAAACTGAAGTTGAGTGGTGGCCAACAACCTGAGGTCTTCCTGAGAGCTTTTGAAAAGGCAGCAGCTGATGTTTTCTAG